One Plasmodium berghei ANKA genome assembly, chromosome: 13 genomic region harbors:
- a CDS encoding ubiquitin-activating enzyme E1, putative → MNEFEKFKRQISLWGKEHQEILMSSYIYFLGSGLIIFEISKGLILSGINNLTIIDDQKICENDLKYYMFYNSSKINEYICNIIKENLLNINKNAIIKCIINNPIEYFYKNIINDDNYDILICNLSVKNNLKIEKVCAKYNKKVITCNVSNAIGYLNVKIGKHIYMEKKKKNKFNISCDDNKYSFSYYYNIALSLYDDLKKYINNVDYSNFQTNGELNKIIFLVKIYHDFPCGINETQKCQKILKFVKDKIKLTNINFDNLDKVDNFIYLSDIKKRIKLILQNNNYITKEVCNHIYIFLIVYKSFIKKKNYMPYLYNDNDYDTKNAEIFRGIDDIKILLKKRKCEDEKELKLLIMKKKKKYNFKKNFEISHFVYLFSNFFYINFIDNEEINNEKEILMENFLYFCYLYDTSSNISYKNNISLNYNEKYSFPSPSYSMKDERHLISNELVLCNDKKNLLNFRKHICFNNIKKKKEIIKQNCSYNKKYIPFFFKINDEKLQNLSYVDVNINILLEKIQIGNKLFEDLNNLKHTCSNYVIIVISGLITQEVIKICSFYLKPHVNYYFFKSGYL, encoded by the coding sequence atgaatgaaTTCGAGAAATTTAAACGCCAAATTTCATTGTGGGGAAAAGAACATCAGGAAATTTTAATGAGtagttatatttattttttgggaAGCggattaattatttttgaaatttcCAAAGGCTTAATCCTGAGCGGGATAAATAACTTAACAATAATAGACGATCAAAAGATATGtgaaaatgatttaaaatattacatgttttataattcaagtaaaataaatgaatatatatgtaatataataaaagaaaatttgttaaacataaataaaaatgctattattaaatgtattattaataaccctattgaatatttttataaaaatataataaatgatgataattatgatatattaatatgtaatttgtctgtaaaaaataatttaaagaTTGAAAAAGTGTgtgcaaaatataataaaaaggtAATTACTTGTAATGTTAGTAATGCTATAGGGTATTTAAATGTGAAGATAggaaaacatatatatatggaaaaaaaaaaaaaaaataaatttaatataagtTGTGATGATAATAAGTATTCCTtttcttattattataacatagctttatcattatatgatgatttaaaaaaatatataaacaatgtAGATTATTCAAATTTTCAAACTAATGGGGaattgaataaaataatatttttagttaAAATTTATCATGATTTCCCTTGTGGAATAAATGAAACACAAAAAtgtcaaaaaatattaaaatttgttaaggacaaaataaaattaacaaatataaattttgataaCTTGGACAAAGTggacaattttatttatttatcggatataaaaaaaagaataaaattgattttgcaaaataataattatattactAAAGAAGTGTgtaatcatatatatatttttttaattgtctataaaagttttataaaaaaaaaaaattatatgccatatttatataatgacAACGACTATGACACTAAAAATGCAGAAATATTTCGAGGGATAGACGATATTaaaattcttttaaaaaaaagaaaatgtgaagatgaaaaagagctaaaattgttaattatgaaaaaaaaaaaaaaatataactttaaaaaaaattttgaaatttcTCATTTTGTCTATTTGTtctcaaattttttttatataaattttattgataatgaagaaataaacaatgaaaaagaaatattaatggaaaattttttgtatttttgttatttatatgatacATCCTCtaatatttcttataaaaataatattagtttaaattataatgagAAATATTCTTTCCCTAGTCCCTCATATAGTATGAAGGATGAAAGGCATTTGATAAGTAATGAATTGGTACTTtgtaatgataaaaaaaatttgttgAATTTTAGAAAgcatatatgttttaataatattaaaaaaaaaaaagaaataataaaacaaaactgtagttataataaaaaatatattccatttttttttaaaataaatgatgaaaaattGCAAAATTTGTCTTATGTTGATgtcaatataaatatattattagaaaaaatacaaattggtaataaattatttgaagaTCTTAATAACCTTAAACACACTTGTTCAAATTATGTAATTATAGTTATTTCAGGATTAATAACACAAgaagttataaaaatatgttcattttatttaaagcCACATGTaaattactatttttttaagtcaGGTTATTTATGA
- a CDS encoding lysine--tRNA ligase, putative translates to MLTLFLSILKNKNFNRQFFFNNKFLTLFEHNFKANIIKVHFTTMTEKREHVTSNQKKTNPPPVDASKEDETELDPRLYYENRSKLILNQQEKGINTYPHKFERTISIPDFIEKYKNLENGEHLEQTILNITGRIMRVSSSGQKLRFFDLVGDGKRIQVLANYSFHDKEKSNFVECYDKIKRGDIVGIIGFPGKSKKGELSIFPKETILLSPCLHMLPMKYGLKDTEIRYRQRYLDLLINESTRNVFITRTKIINFLRNFLNDQGFMEVETPSMNLMAGGASARPFITHHNDLDLDLYLRIATELPLKMLIVGGLDKVYEIGKVFRNEGIDNTHNPEFTSCEFYWAYADYYDLIKWSENFFSKLVYHLFGSYKILYNKDGPEKDPIEIDFTPPYPKISLVEELEKITKVKLEQPFDSTETINKMINIIKENNIEMPNPPTAAKLLDQLASHFIENIYQNKPFFIIEHPQIMSPLAKYHRSKPGLTERLEMFICGKEVLNAYTELNDPFKQKECFSAQQKDKEKGDTEAFHCDAAFCTSLEYGLPPTGGLGLGIDRITMFLTNKNSIKDVILFPTMKPVN, encoded by the exons atgctaacactatttttatctattttaaaaaataaaaattttaatcgacaatttttttttaataataagtTCCTTACTTTATTCgaacataattttaaagcaaatattatcaaagTTCATTTTACAACAATGACTGAAAAAAGAGAGCATGTCACTtcaaatcaaaaaaaaactaatcCCCCCCCAGT GGATGCAAGCAAAGAAGATGAAACAGAATTAGACCCAAgattatattatgaaaatcgatctaaattaattttaaaccAACAAGAAAAAGGAATAAATACATATCCACATAAATTTGAAAGGACAATTAGTATCCCTGattttattgaaaaatataaaaacttaGAAAATGGCGAACATTTAGAACAAAccattttaaatataacagGACGAATAATGAGAGTTTCATCTTCTGGACAAAAATTAAGATTTTTCGATTTAGTGGGCGATGGAAAAAGAATACAAGTATTAGCTAATTATTCATTTCatgataaagaaaaatcaAATTTTGTTGAAtgttatgataaaataaaaagaggAGATATAGTAGGTATTATTGGATTTCCTggaaaaagtaaaaaaggAGAACTTAGTATATTCCCAAAAGAaactatattattatcgcCATGTTTGCATATGTTACCTATGAAATATGGATTAAAAGACACAGAAATAAGATATAGACAAAGGTATTTAGACTTACTTATTAATGAATCTACTAGAAATGTATTTATTACTAGAACTAAAATAATTAACTTTTTAAGAaactttttaaatgatCAAGGTTTTATGGAAGTAGAAACACCATCTATGAATTTAATGGCAGGTGGTGCTAGTGCACGTCCATTTATTACACATCATAACGACCTAGATCTCGACCTATATTTAAGAATTGCTACTGAATTACCATTAAAAATGCTAATAGTTGGTGGATTAGATAAAGTATATGAAATTGGAAAAGTTTTCAGAAATGAAGGAATAGATAATACACATAATCCTGAATTTACATCCTGTGAATTTTATTGGGCATATGCCGATTATTATGATTTAATTAAATGGTctgaaaattttttttcaaaattagtatatcatttatttggttcatacaaaatattatataataaagatgGACCTGAAAAAGATCCGATTGAAATTGATTTTACACCTCCATATCCAAAAATATCTTTAGTTGAAGAGttagaaaaaattacaaaagtGAAATTAGAACAACCTTTTGATTCTACAGAAActataaacaaaatgataaatataataaaagaaaataatattgaaatgCCTAATCCACCTACTGCTGCAAAATTATTAGATCAATTAGCATCACattttattgaaaatatttatcaaaataaaccattttttataattgaGCATCCTCAAATTATGAGCCCTCTTGCTAAGTATCATAGATCAAAACCAGGATTAACAGAAAGATTAGAAATGTTTATATGTGGAAAAGAAGTATTAAATGCATATACAGAATTAAATGATCCATTTAAGCAAAAAGAATGTTTTTCTGCTCAACAAaaagataaagaaaaaggTGACACTGAAGCTTTTCATTGTGATGCAGCTTTTTGTACTTCTTTAGAATATGGATTGCCACCTACAGGGGGGTTAGGACTAGGTATTGATAGAATAACAATgtttttaacaaataaaaatagtattaAAGATGTCATTTTATTCCCTACAATGAAACCAGTAAATTAG
- a CDS encoding small nuclear ribonucleoprotein E, putative: MATTNKKLQKIMTQPINQIFRFFTNQTVVQIWLYDKPHTRIEGKILGFDEYMNMVLDESKEISVKKNTKKELGKILLKGDTITLIMEAKTDKTE; the protein is encoded by the exons ATGGCAACTACgaacaaaaaattacaaaaaattatgaccCAACCAATA aaccAAATATTCCGGTTTTTTACGAATCAAACGGTTGTACAAATTTGGCTATATGATAAACCCCATACTAGAATTGAAGGAAAAATTCTT gGCTTTGACGAATACATGAACATGGTTTTAGATGAGTCAAAAGAAATTTccgttaaaaaaaatacaaaaaaagaattagggaaaattttgttaaaagGGGATACAATAACCCTTATTATGGAGGC AAAAACAGATAAAACGGAATAA